Proteins from one Mycteria americana isolate JAX WOST 10 ecotype Jacksonville Zoo and Gardens chromosome 1, USCA_MyAme_1.0, whole genome shotgun sequence genomic window:
- the LOC142410580 gene encoding uncharacterized protein LOC142410580 encodes MEKKLHPVHVVCFLGDLGDHERSKQKIMERVARQSGGSFQVIRLPTTASEKVSSMSISHVQCCHTANKDPCGSLLPRCPVTYFPVCAWNPDSLCMPWISSAKRNFIDSSPEASSFMRGARVLARREADGYYYLGHIAQEVKSSRERFLIEFDRSHTLKGKVQLHMQETPLYDIVHYEDARQHPLAPGDRVLAPWEAKAERFGPGTVLKVMENEEAHLAHTRRGVLVNFWNGQTKEVSSDQALRIPLPLSERIILELQMPLAARQMVVDSSLDYPYIVTPGYRASGHYRQGHSDLDYWPRGLYSTQPCAKCSCRCTSLPHCCLAAWEPTRPTGYKVQQEDAFIPGTSLTKEELSKKIEEQLFEVRISSSESVSREEEKKDDKRLKTENVPKDVQSCLEEDNEVIEPKKSPQREMAHATVDTAVNTDSWLMETVHKEEADSRQHDAETEANFKHEHGIEIIAVLSKHKTCHTISVQQAIMSKICCHGS; translated from the exons ATGGAGAAGAAGTTGCATCCAGTACATGTTGTGTGTTTTCTGGGAGATTTAGGTGATCAtgaaagaagcaagcagaaaataatggagagagTAGCCAGACAATCTGGGGGGTCCTTTCAAGTGATCAGACTCCCCACTACTGCTTCTGAAAAG GTAAGCTCCATGTCCATCTCACATGTCCAGTGTTGTCACACAGCTAATAAAGATCCCTGTGGCTCTCTGCTGCCAAGATGTCCAGTAACATA cttTCCTGTTTGTGCATGGAACCCAGATTCCCTTTGTATGCCCTGGATATCCTCAGCAAAAAGGAATTTCATTGATTCATCCCCAGAGGCTTCCAGTTTCATGAGGGGGGCTCGTGTGTTGGCAAGGAGAGAAGCTGATGGCTATTACTACCTGGGCCACATTGCCCAAGAGGTGAAG AGTTCCAGGGAACGCTTTTTAATTGAGTTTGACAGAAGTCACACTCTGAAAGGCAAGGTACAGCTTCATATGCAGGAAACGCCTCTCTACGACATTGTCCACTACGAAGATGCCAGGCAACATCCTCTTGCTCCAGGAGACAGGGTCTTGGCACCATGGGAGGCTAAAGCTGAACGTTTTGGCCCGGGCACTGTACTAAAGGTTATGGAGAACGAGGAGGCACATTTAG CACACACCAGAAGGGGAGTGCTTGTGAATTTCTGGAATGGGCAGACTAAGGAGGTGTCTTCTGACCAAGCTCTGCGAATTCCTCTGCCCTTAAGTGAACGCATCATCCTAGAACTGCAGATGCCTTTAGCAGCCAGGCAGATGGTGGTAGATTCAAGCTTGGATTACCCATACATCGTGACACCGGGATATAGAGCCTCAGGCCATTACAGACAGGGTCACTCGGACTTGGACTACTGGCCAAGGGGTCTGTATTCGACTCAGCCGTGTGCTAAGTGCAGCTGTAGGTGTACCTCGCTTCCCCATTGCTGCCTTGCAGCCTGGGAACCCACACGGCCTACAGGGTACAAAGTGCAGCAGGAAGATGCCTTCATCCCAGGAACAAGCTTGACTAAAGAAGAGCTCAGCAAGAAAATAGAAGAGCAACTGTTTGAAGTGAggatttcatcttcagaaagtgtttccagagaggaagagaaaaaggacgATAAGAGATTGAAGACAGAAAATGTTCCAAAAGATGTTCAGTCTTGTTTGGAAGAGGACAATGAGGTTATAGAACCTAAGAAG AGTCCTCAGAGGGAGATGGCTCATGCTACGGTTGATACTGCTGTCAACACAGACAGCTGGCTAATGGAGACAGTCCACAAGGAAGAAGCAGACAGCAGACAGCACGATGCTGAAACTGAGGCTAACTTTAAACACGAACATGGTATTGAAATTATAGCTGTTTTATCCAAACATAAGACTTGCCACACAATATCAGTGCAGCAGGCCATCATGTCTAAGATCTGTTGCCATGGTTCTtga
- the NDUFB2 gene encoding NADH dehydrogenase [ubiquinone] 1 beta subcomplex subunit 2, mitochondrial, with the protein MLASLGRSAGRLLRPGSGATGLRHAGGGVHIQPRYRQFPELTRAQVIRSELLSGFMWFWIFWHFWHSSDMVLGHFPYPDPSAWTDEELGIPPDDAE; encoded by the exons ATGCTGGCGTCGCTGgggcgctcggcggggcggctgctgcggcCCGGGAGCGGCGCGACCGGGCTGCGGCA CGCGGGCGGCGGGGTGCACATCCAGCCGCGGTACCGGCAGTTCCCGGAGCTGACGCGGGCGCAGGTGATCCGGAGCGAGCTCCTCAGCGGCTTCATGTGGTTCTGGATCTTCTGGCACTTCTGGCACAGCTCGGACATGGTGCTG GGCCACTTCCCCTACCCCGACCCTTCGGCCTGGACGGACGAGGAGCTCGGCATCCCTCCGGACGACGCGGAATAG